A stretch of Monomorium pharaonis isolate MP-MQ-018 chromosome 7, ASM1337386v2, whole genome shotgun sequence DNA encodes these proteins:
- the LOC105834758 gene encoding uncharacterized protein LOC105834758, with the protein MAVCDANYLFTLVDIGTYGRRSDGGIFKECQFGKKFEQKKMNVPDAEIVSENGPTLPYCLVGDEAFPLKDYLLRPYPERGGLTKEKAVFNYRLSSARQMIENTFGILACQWRTLRKPIIAKVETVEKIVQAIVCVHNWLRKQDININEYVTTSLIDHFDHNGFIPGTWRTVLENSSAYRKIQRTGSYMNVRTSIEIREQFCT; encoded by the coding sequence ATGGCAGTATGTGATGCCAACTATCTATTCACACTTGTTGATATTGGAACCTATGGTAGACGCAGCGATGGtggtatttttaaagaatgtcaatttggtaaaaaatttgaacagaaaaaaatgaatgtaCCAGATGCAGAGATTGTTTCCGAAAATGGTCCCACATTACCATATTGTCTCGTTGGAGATGAAGCATTCCCTTTGAAAGATTATTTGCTTCGACCCTATCCAGAAAGAGGCGGACTGACCAAAGAAAAAGCTGTATTTAACTATCGACTATCCAGTGCTAGGCAAATgattgaaaatacatttggCATTCTCGCCTGTCAGTGGCGAACACTGAGAAAGCCAATAATTGCTAAAGTGGAAACTGttgaaaaaattgtgcaagcaattgtgtgtgtgcataATTGGTTACGAAAACAGGACATAAATATCAATGAATATGTAACTACAAGTTTGATCGATCATTTTGATCATAATGGCTTTATACCTGGTACTTGGAGAACGGTTCTTGAAAACAGTTCTGCTTATCGTAAAATACAACGTACAGGATCATATATGAATGTTCGAACAAGTATTGAAATACGAGAACAATTTTGTACTTAA